The following nucleotide sequence is from Kogia breviceps isolate mKogBre1 chromosome 20, mKogBre1 haplotype 1, whole genome shotgun sequence.
atatacaagcCATTTAATGTCCCAGTGACTACAAGTaacacttgttttaaaaaaaaagcaaattatatgcaaagatcaaaaccacaaaacattCTTTTAGGAGTTCAAGATTTACATCTTTAAGAAACATTGAGAGAGTAATGTTTTGCCACCATtaaaattaaatctcagagagaaataaactctGCCTTGACTCTGAAATCGTTTTAATTTCTGGAGAACTACATAACTGCATTGTTTCTCACCAGCTCTCCTATAACAAGAATActtgaaaaaagcaaacaaactcgCCCAAATGCTTCACATCTTCCAAGAAACACTGAAAGCTTATTGTTTAAAATCTGTCTTTAGATAGTCTAGCTTATTTATTGCACCTAATTTGCAAATGCTCCCCAGGACATATGGGGGAAtaaatatgaaacagaaatagagctgCCTCCCCATCCATGGACAGCTGCACCAGCGGCGGAGTGCTGGTCCTTTGGGGGCAAGTTGGGAAGGGGCCACGTGTCATCATAACCAAGAGCTGTCTGAGGGTCAAACCTACAGGTCAGGTTGCATTCATATCTCCAGCTAAGAAACCTGTCACTTtccacggggagggggaagggtaagctgggacgaagtgagagagtggcatggacatatatacacgaccaaatgtaaaataagatagctagtgagaagcagctgcacagcacagggagatcagttcggtgctttgtgtccacctagaggggtgggatagggagggtgggagggagacacaagagggaggacatacggggatgtatgtgtatgtatagctgattcactttgttatacagcagaaactaacacatcattgtaaagcaattatactccaacagagatgttaaaaaaaaaaaaaaggacagctgCAAAACTCATTGGTGAGCCTATTTTTGGCTAGGTAAATGAATCATGGACACAAACAATATTAAAGTAATTCAGTTGAAAGAAAGCATACAACACACAAACTTGGGGGTAGAAAATGATTGTGGCCTTGAATTATCCAGGTGCACAATCTCCTTCGCATGGAAAATTCCGTTTCTCCCTGCTCTTTGTCTGCTGTTGACCTGCTGTTATCAGttctgattgtttttttttcccccacctttGTTTAGTAGCAGTTGTAAGAATTATCAATTGAGTTTCAAGCTATTtccactggaagaaaaaaaaagctgtttttcttaattaaaatggTGACATTATGACCTTgcaagtgaggaaaaaaaaaaaaagaaaccggtCACTTTCTGCAGTGTGTCACCTGTCTACTGCCTGTGAGCTAGGAACAAGAAGGCCCATAGGAGGAGCAGGTCCTGAGGCCATCTGTTGATTTCCTGGGACAGAACCGCCCCAAAAGGAGACAGACTGATTGGTAAAGAGGAGACCATTTTTCAGACTCTGCAACCTCACTGCATAACGGTGCTGACAGGGAACTCGGGCGGGCACTTGCTTTAGTCAGAGAAGGGTCTTTGCCAGCGGGTGAGGACTTGCCTCGTGGGGTGAGCAACCCAGGTGCACCGGCAGGGGGCTTGCAAGCAGTGCCCCTGGCAGGAAAGCAGGGATCAGCTGGGAGGAAAGAGGGGTGGCGGAGCATTTGTGGTGTCTTAAGAGACATACTTATCACTAATTACCATATTTCAAATTCTGACATGGGAATGCCTTAAGATCCTTATTACTGAAAACCATACAGAAGTCACTTGAGGCATTTTTCTTACGAACAGAGAAGGATCTTGATACCTTTGGTCTGTTAATAGGGAAAGGACAGTACACCTGTACACTTCATAaactggaggagggtggggacttcctaaagcaaaataaattcatgACCTATATAAGATCAGTTTTGCTTCCCATGGTGTAGATTTACACTATTATATAATAGTTCTGATCACCAGATTTGTAACACAGGGAGTACTGTCTGTGAACTTGATGTAAGACGTGCTTAGATAAAACGCAGTTCTGCCCAATGtcagcataaaataaaaaatgtgattgTCCCATAAATTATCATATAACCCCCAGTGCTGCCCACCTAGGagagacataaaaaataaagcagtagATTGCAGACTAGTCACAGCCAGTTTTAGGAACAAGAACTCCGTGGAACACCACTTAAGagcatttaaaaagtcaaaactttttaaagttcaaaaaagagaaaacccaacCACAAAACTCTAGGAGCCAAGACACTCCAGACCTGCTTGATGCTAATTTACAAAAGCCACagaagctgggaggtctcttccaACTGATGTGGATAATGCAAGCGAAAGAAGACTCTTTGCTTGCAGAGTCCTGGAGCTGTGCCCCCAAATCCAGGTAGTGCGGcacccctcttccttcctccctgaggAAGACCTCACTTCAGTAAGgtcaggcaaaagaaaaatgaggcagtCATTTAGCTAAGctccaaaaaggaaaacagaacagaaaaagacCCCAACCTCCTACAAATacacatggaaaaatatttttaaacacccCCAAGGACCAACCAATTTTGCCCAAGAAAAATCACAGGGTTTGGGGGTCCATCTGACAAGGAAAGTCCCAGGAGTCTCAATAACAGTATGAACCAACAGACTTTTAATGCTTTAGTCCAATGTGGTTAAGAACAAATAATCTCTGATATTTCAGAGTTGGCAAACAGCGAAAACGACATCTGAGAACTCGGTGAGGTTCTTCTCCCCTATCCCTTTACGTACCCACACACCATAGGTAAGAACAATCAAATGAAAGTCCGTGGGGGCTTGTAAGGTGCTGTTTACAACGTGGATGTTGTAAATCACAGTCAAGATACAACCGAGCACTTCCTGAAGGTGCCGAGGATACACTTAAGCTGCAAATCCAAACGTCCTGAGCACAGCGCAAAAGATGACTCTCCAGGAAAAGAGATCCTAAAATCCTTCTGTGAAGAAAGACACACGGGCAAACCAGCTTGGCAAGTTACAGCAAGTCTTGTAATTGAGCCCTCGGGTGACTCAGGGTAAGACTGAGTGCTTAGAAAGCTCCCCCCAGCGCCAAGAGGAGGAGCTAAAAGTGTCCCACTGTCCTGCCTGGCATCAGCCTGCCATGGGTGGTGACACCGCACAGGAGCCGGTTGACTTTTCATAGCTGGTGTGTCGAACTCTGCTGGGATATCGAAGTGGGGGTCAGAAAAAGGAAATGCCTGTCTCCGTCATGAGCTCATCTGCCTTTATTATCTTTTCCTGAACTGCAGAAGAAAATCAAACGCACAGAGATAAAGTGTGAAGCCCACGTAGACACAGGGCAGCTGCAACAGGCGGGGAGGCCCTGGGTGGGCGGGGAAGCCCACAAGAAGAGGGGGCCGGGGGCTTTCCAGGGGGCTGACTGCCCACACCCGAGGGGAGAGGGGCTCCTCGTCACTGAGCCACCATCCTCCGGCCTGGCCGGCGCTGCCTGCAGGCCTGGGTCCCGTCCAGACTGTTTCCAGCACCACCCTGCTCAGACCCTCGTTGCCACCATGCGGGTGCCAAACAGACCGCACACCCGTCTCCTCTGAGTGTGACCCAGTtctgtgatctaagcctggctgGCTTGGCTGCTTGAAGAAAAAAAGTGACTAGGATCCTTTCTTTTCGAAAACCGTGCCTGATGGCAGTTCAGCTTTTCTCTGGGCTTCCATCTCCATCCTGCGGTGATGCAGCTCGGCTCGTCTGCACCCGCTCAGCCCGGCTCCATCCCAGGCCGTCACTAATAGTAGGGCCCGAGCTTCTCGTATCCTAAATAACTAGGCCACTCCGGAAACAGACCATAGGAACACCGAGGGCTTCCAAACTGGTCAAAGGCTATTCCAAAATCTGGTCCATTTGGTGGCTGGGCTGTTCCCTGGGTGGATTTCAACTCTGCCCGGATGATCCTATAGTTTTTGCCCTTATTGCTGTCCCAGTACGTCTGTCCTTTGCACTCATAGCACACGGCAAACTCCATCCTCTCATAAGACTGAATTTTTTCAGGCAAGCTGATTTCAAAGGAGAACGTGTCCTTGTCTGAACCTGCGTACGTGTCCTTCACATACCAACAGGGAAAGTCTGTGAAGCTTTTCCAGGTGTCGAATGTCATTCTGACTTTCACCATCTTCTCGAATGCGAGGTTCTGCACCTTCACCGTGCCTGCAATGGTTCTGTCCTTCAAGACGCAGTTCTCCAGGCAGACGTGGTCGGTCCGAATCCGATTTCTGAAGTCCAGGTAGTCTGCAGAGGGCTGCGAGAAATCCAGCACAAAGCTCTCGCTCTCCGCTGTTGTCAGACTCACAATGCTGTCCAGGAGCTCGGTGATGTTCAGTGGAATATCTAACGGGTCATCAAACTCGGAGAACACTTTGACCATTGTCAGGGCCAGCCCTTGGTTGTCTGCAAAGGACACCCGCTTCTTCACCTTCTTCTCCTGGACGGTCGGGGCCACCGTCCCACTGGCTTCATTCTTGCCGCTCAGCTGAATACAAGGCCTCAGGGGTTTGCTTGGCTTCGGGGAGATCTGGAAGGCAAACCGCTCTCTGCGCAAGGAGGGGGCCATGCAGCTGTACCTGCACTCAATGTCCACAGCCATCACGGGGCTAGAGCAGGCTAGAACCCTGgccaaggggaaagaaagaaacagcaaggaGGTCAGACAGATGTTCAGACTCATTCCTCCGACAGGGACCAGTGAACTACGTTTGCCTTCATCTGTGCCCACGTGGCTACAGCTCAATATTACCTCAAGTGTGGTCCAGTGTGACCTTGGTTTCAGGGGAGATTAAGAGTGTaaagtggggggctggggggaagaGGCCCaaggttaaaacaaacaaagaagcatGGAACCACTGGTTTTAAAACTAGTTCATGGGTTTCCCTGTCAGGGCTTGTTGGGGCCTTCAGTGCACTGATGAGCCATGGGGAATAATGAAAACAGCGTGCTGTTTGCAGAATTTCCTAAACTCATCCCAAACaaggaaagtcttttttttattttttggtggagCACCTTGCTGAACGCAGTTCGGTaaatactgctttcctccgataaaaagaaattaattcatCCCACAAATATTGATTGGtgtttgctatgtgccaggcatggtgccaGAGACTGGGAATCAGGAGTGAAGACAGACCCACACCTGCTTTCACTCAATGTACAGTAGATTTTTATATTCTAGTatatcttacttttaaaaagttcctgcaatttagtatttttaaatcttttgtatCAGTGAATAATTGTGTTTTTCTACAGTGAAAATAGCCTCGAtaagaataaaaagcaaagagGATCACgctaaagattaaattaaatctGACTTcataaaaacaatgtttttctataagtgaaaaaaataagtaaaaccaaAAACCGAAGACTgggaaaatgttttccaaaaagcATGGCAGCGAAGTGTTAATACTTTTATAAAGagtttttataaaacaataacaaagtcaAATATTCCATGTAGAAAAATGAGCAAGGAGCATGAATAGacaattcatgaaagaaatttaaaagtggcTCATAAATATGCAAAATGTCCAGCATtacaaataatttaagaaatttagATTAGAAAACAATGCCTGTTTTTACCTAGTGAGttaggaaagaattttaaaagataatacaaacatcTGTATTAGTCTTAATGGGCACAACCttttaaaatcatcattttgGGTTCTAATATCACATACAGGTATTCATCttggaaataattaaaaatgcacGAAGGttaatgtactaaaatgttcagtACAACATTATGGGGGGAAAAGGGGTGAGAAAATAAACGAAATGACCAATAACAGGCACCCAATGAAATCAAGTACACCATATCCATGTGATACAATTTTATATCATCATTAAAACCATtatgtggaaaaaaatttaaatggcatAAACGTTTATAATATATGATTAATGTAGAAAATGGAGAAGATAGATTGTACATAGAGACTAGACTTGTAGggaaaaatattatgtatatgcACAGAAAAAAGACTAGTGATATAATTAAAACTGTCAGAATTTTCCAGGTGATGGGATTTCAGGAAATTTCTGTTTTCCTGCTttgtactttcttatattttctaaaataatagacCTTCcctaatcaagaaaataaaatgaatctaatAAAACACCTCAAATATCTTAAGATTTGCAAAAACCCACCCAACACTATTGCCTCGCTAAAGCCAAGCCATTTTTATTCTAATTACCATGGCAAATTGATATTCTGATTTGACAGTTCCAATGGGCTAATTGAAGAAGTCGGCGATGAAATTAGGATTAAAATCTCTAGCCTGAGAATCACAGAACACAGATCTAGATTAGTTGCCAAACACATCTCCCCTCACTACGGCCAAGGAGTCCGTGTGTGGTGGTGTGCTGGGGTACCAGCTCTCAGGCCTCCcgatccccccccccgcccccaccgccccgGGAGGTGCTGTGGGGTGATGGTGGTAGTTCAGGAGAAGGACAGGCAAAATGTCGCTCATCATCTGACAAGAGTGGGGACCACTGGTCCAACAAATAATATCAGTCCAATAAATAATATCTCATTTTCAAGTTCTGATTTCgtttaatcaaatatattttaaaaatgagaaaggatgGGCTTgatcccattttaaaataaaaaacaccaaaaaacccaGCACTTCCCCAGGATGCAGGAATCACTTAAAGATGACCAAGTGGAGAAACACAGACATTcagagacaaaacaataataatacaaataccTGTATTAGTCTGAAAAGGCCCAACCTTTCTAAATGTTCTTATCTTAATTTATAGCCATAATGTAGTTATCTAAACATGCATTTTAAAGGATATCTTATCCTTTAAATAAGGATATTTAAATATCCTTTAAACGTCTTATCCTTTAAATATCCTTAAATAGCCTTATAGTTTCTCCTCTAACAAAGTTAAACAAGTAAAAATTTTACGAGCAAATTggcctttatcttttcttttgttttttaaatttatctattcttttatttatttagttttggctgcgttgggtcttcgttgctgcacgggggcctcgggctttctctagttgccccaagcaggggctactcttcgttgtggtgcatgggcttctcatttcggtggattctcttgttgcagagcatgggctataggcgcgtgtgcttcagtagttgtggcacgtgggctcagtagttgtggctcgtgggctctagagcgcaggctcagcggccatggcgcacgggcccagttgctccatggcatgtgggatcttcccggaccagggctcaaacccgtgtcccctgcattggcaggtggattcttaaccactgtgccaccaaggaagtccctattatCTTTTCTTATACCCATTCAATTGTTCTGGAAAGGAAAGTTCTGACTGGATTGGGCatgacagctttaaaaaaaaagagtcagtgggttcaacataaaaaaacaaaacaaaaaccctatacTTACAAAGtacttgaatttttcttttcccctgttcATTGCAAAACTTTGTTAGAATGCACTGGAATCACATGTTCACTTCTACTTTTAATACAGgtagtttttgctttttaaattaaatgttgattaaaaataaccaaacagCAGGCAAAGCCTTGCATCCCAGCCCCTCACACTCTGCCCACCCCTGACAACCTGGGTGTGAACTGAGGAAGGAGGGGTTCCTCCTCTGTCGTAGACACTTCCTCCCCGCCTGAGTCAGCACAAGCTCAACTGCAAGCTCTCTACGGGCCTGCAAACCATTCTCAGGCATGCTTTCCCACACCACCTTAAAACAGCTCATTAGAAAATGACTCGGAAACTCTCAAGCTATTGTGGAAACAGAATTCTAAAACAAGGGGATCAGGCAAAGAATCTGCACACTTGCAGTCGACCGACCGCAGTCACTCTCAGGGGCTAATCCTGCAGGTTAGAAAGGTTTAGTTGAAGGCCTTGGGAAAGTTTCAGTGTTTGGACCCAGCAGCATAAACGTGCCCCTGAGATCCCTTTTATCACCAAGCTTTAAGAACTGGGGGTGAGGAGGTGAAGCTGGAGTCCGAGCCAGAGGTAATTAAACAATTCCACTGGCACTTTCTGGAGCCGAATTGGTTTTGCAGCATTCTCCATGAAAGGCAACAGGAAGGTGAACCACCTGCAGGCATCCTTCCCAGGCTCCTGCTCCAAGCCCACTGCACAAGCACCCCTACCCAGAAGCCCTTCACTTTTTTGGTGTCACCAGCGCTGGAGGGGAGGTCAGTAACCCCGGTGGCTTCAGTAGAGGGTGCAATCTGACTCTTGGCTCCCTTGCCTATACTCACAGGTAGATTCCAGCTTTTATTAACCAGATCGGTCTCCAAGAACTGGTGCACTGAAGTGCTGGTTTGGTGTAAGCCTCCCTGATCGTCTGCTCAGAAATCCCGCGTGGACCGTGACAGATATGACCAACACCCAGACGTACTCCTAGCCACGGAGACATGCAAGGTAACAGCTTCCTAAGTCCCTGAAAGGAAGGTACCTGGACAAGTGTTTTGTCCTCAAATGGCATGAAAATGATCAGCTGCAACACAGGACGCATCAGGTTGTACCTCAGGGCCCCtcttatgacagactctaaggcCGCTCTGCCCTTTCCCACACCCAAGCCAGGGAATGTGAGTCACCAAGGTTGGTCTGGGAGAAAAACCAGAATGAGATGTGGACACACAGTTGAACCGGCACAGCATGACATGGGACCTGGATACCAGTTCGTTGCAGGACAGGGTCACGAGACTGTGAGTAACTGTTACTCAGACCAGTATGGATTCTCAAAACCTTTGCTTCCAAATAGATGCCTAGGAGATCAATTTTGCCCCATGAGAGACTGGACATGCACCAAGGGTAGACTTCAGTGTTTCTGGTCAAAAGAGGGCAAACCCTAACACAACATGCAAAGACAGAATGTGGATAGTTTTGCATAAATGCTTTCCGTGTTCCTCTAGTGACAAACAACAGACCCTCTCAGCCAGGGTTAGATATTGTGGTGATTTTTCTCTAAAAACTACTGACTTGTACAGAAAATAACCCCATGACCTTCACAGTTTCAGGCGGCTGAGCTACTGACTCTCTGGCTGTGCCTTTTATAGAAAGCAAATCTTTCTCTTTTGTATTGAGGCCAACACATTGCCTCCTCCATTCTCCTGTACTCTgataagaaaaaacagaaaaatcagacGCACCCAGAACCCACCAGGAACACTGAAAACAGCATTAGATAAGCATTTGCAACCAGGTTACcaggtataattttttaaaagacagggcCACTTACCCCTTCGgcatttctttattccctccccaAAGGCTTGGCTGCCACAGTATGAGAAAAGTTGGCATCTTTCCCTTGGTACCCAGACCATGGGGCCCTTATTCACAGTCCTAGAAGCCACTTGGACTCCTCTATTCTGTCACCATCATCCAAAGCATCTTTGAGATAAATAtctgtggatgaggctgcatATTATAGAAAAGAGATAAGTTAAAATGGCAGTGTCTGCCATCCAAAAATGTCCAATGTGAAACACAGTGCACTGGCCTAGGAATACCTGCACCTGGCTGTGCCACTTggggcaagtcactcaacctctctgcgCTTGAGCTTTCTCCTGagatcccttccagctctgacattccTGGTTGCTAATACTGCCTGATGGTTCTCTTCTCACTAACTTTTCCCTAAATAGCTCAACTTTACTTTTGTGGTAAGTCCTCCAGCTAGCTTCACTTTAGTCTTGGCTCCTGGATAACCCTGCCAAGTGAACTATTTCCTCTTCTCTGCACCCCAGTGCCCAAAGCCCTAACACTCTCTTCTCCTGGACCCTGGGTCTCCCAAGGTGGCCTAACCACGCAGACCACAGGCTCCAACATCTAGCAACTCTCCAAGTCCTCAAGTCTGTCCTCAACTTTCTCCTCCTCTGCGGGATACAATACCAGGACGGAGCCCAAATCTTCTAGTATGTTCTGGGCCCCCTACCCCCTCTTTTGCACGGGGTCCCTTCCACACCCCTTTCTCTGGATTCAAAAGGGTGGCACGAACAGGACACGGGGGTAGGCCAGAGCGTCCTGCCCTCTGTGTCCCGGTCCCGCCAGGCCCGGGCTGCACCCCTCCCCGAGGTCCTTCGCCTATCCAGAACCCACCTGTTGTTGGGCCGCGGGGAAGCCCCCTCTCCAGCTGGCTCGCTGCATCGGAAAGCCCGAAGGGAGGTGGCAGGGGAGGCTGCCGCCACCAGACTACGTGAGCCTCGGTGTGTCCGGGAGGCAGGCCTTGGGCTGGGTTCCCGGAGTTGTAACCGACAGGGGGAGGAAGACGACGAGGAGGAGGAGCCCTAGTTATCACACCAGGGCGGGGCGGCAGGGCCACCCGAGGCGGAGCGGCGCCACGAGAGCGTCCCCGCGCGGCCACCTCTCCCCCGCTGGCCCGGGACAGCCCGTCTGGGGACCGGGAACCGGAGGTGGCTCTGCTCCGGGAGGCCCCGGCCGCCGCAGCGCCCTGTGTCCCGTCGCCCTCGGCGGCCTGAGAGATCACCAAGTGTGTTTCCCTACGTTGTACCGGGAAATCTAGGCCGGGGGAGAGACGAAGCGACTTTCCCTTGTGCTGAGACCCCATCGCTCAATTCCGGGGACACTCTCTATAAGTGTCGGGTCCCAGGTGGAAAAGCTTTGTGTCAGGTTCGAACTCGGCACAATAGGGAATAAGAGTATCTGAagtcccagccccagcctccGGGCCTCCCGTCGCGGCCGGGACCCCCCCCTCGGTGCATCACGTGGGTCCGGCCAGGCTCCATCCCACCTCTGGTCCCTGGATTGCCCTCCCCACGTGGAAGCAACAGTCTCCTTGAGCCCTTTTAAAGTGTCCCACTCCCAAAGTGTAACTGCAAGTTGGACGGAGAAAGTGTAGGTGGCACGACCAAAGAGGGTCCCCGCTACGCGCCCTCGCCGCCGTTTCCGCGGCCGGGCAGCCGGCCTTGCGGGCTTGGGAGGGACGTACCTGGTACAGCTCATAAGCCCCGAGGTGCGGAGGCGCCAGCCCGCGGCAGCATCCGCGCCGGGGTGACAGGGGCAGCGGCGGCGACGGCAGGAGCGGGGGCCGGGGCTCAGGTCGGCGCCCTTCGCGGGCAGCCGCATCCGTCCGTGCGCGAGAGCTACCCGCCCGCCTCCTCCGTGAGTCCCCTCACCCGGGACTCTGCctcccagccgctgcacggctcCCTTTAACTTTCAGACCACTTCTCCCCACTCGGGATGTTATCCCAGACCCCCTTTCACGTGAACGCCCCCCACAGCCAATGGGCGCGCCCGGGACGCTCGCCGTCGACCAATGGCCGTGGAGCCGCGGTCCCCCAGAGCACCGCCGCGCCACGTGATCGGCTGCGCGCCCAGAGTGATAGGGCTGGCGTCCAGGGCCTGCGAAG
It contains:
- the PPP1R3B gene encoding protein phosphatase 1 regulatory subunit 3B isoform X2; this encodes MAVDIECRYSCMAPSLRRERFAFQISPKPSKPLRPCIQLSGKNEASGTVAPTVQEKKVKKRVSFADNQGLALTMVKVFSEFDDPLDIPLNITELLDSIVSLTTAESESFVLDFSQPSADYLDFRNRIRTDHVCLENCVLKDRTIAGTVKVQNLAFEKMVKVRMTFDTWKSFTDFPCWYVKDTYAGSDKDTFSFEISLPEKIQSYERMEFAVCYECKGQTYWDSNKGKNYRIIRAELKSTQGTAQPPNGPDFGIAFDQFGSPRCSYGLFPEWPSYLGYEKLGPYY
- the PPP1R3B gene encoding protein phosphatase 1 regulatory subunit 3B isoform X1, which translates into the protein MRLPAKGADLSPGPRSCRRRRCPCHPGADAAAGWRLRTSGLMSCTRVLACSSPVMAVDIECRYSCMAPSLRRERFAFQISPKPSKPLRPCIQLSGKNEASGTVAPTVQEKKVKKRVSFADNQGLALTMVKVFSEFDDPLDIPLNITELLDSIVSLTTAESESFVLDFSQPSADYLDFRNRIRTDHVCLENCVLKDRTIAGTVKVQNLAFEKMVKVRMTFDTWKSFTDFPCWYVKDTYAGSDKDTFSFEISLPEKIQSYERMEFAVCYECKGQTYWDSNKGKNYRIIRAELKSTQGTAQPPNGPDFGIAFDQFGSPRCSYGLFPEWPSYLGYEKLGPYY
- the PPP1R3B gene encoding protein phosphatase 1 regulatory subunit 3B isoform X3, which codes for MCLATNLDLCSVILRLEILILISSPTSSISPLELSNQNINLPWVLACSSPVMAVDIECRYSCMAPSLRRERFAFQISPKPSKPLRPCIQLSGKNEASGTVAPTVQEKKVKKRVSFADNQGLALTMVKVFSEFDDPLDIPLNITELLDSIVSLTTAESESFVLDFSQPSADYLDFRNRIRTDHVCLENCVLKDRTIAGTVKVQNLAFEKMVKVRMTFDTWKSFTDFPCWYVKDTYAGSDKDTFSFEISLPEKIQSYERMEFAVCYECKGQTYWDSNKGKNYRIIRAELKSTQGTAQPPNGPDFGIAFDQFGSPRCSYGLFPEWPSYLGYEKLGPYY